ACCCGCTGGGCCGGTTTTATAATGTTGACGGGGTATCGCTTGCGCGGAAACAAACAGAAGTACGGGTTGCTGTAAGTAAGGATAAATTGTATATATTGTTTAAATGCCTTGACCCGCGCGCTAAATGGTTAAAAAACGATGTGTTGGCTCGGGACGCACGTGTGTGGGATAATGATTGTATAGAATTTTATGTTTCACCGCAAAGCGAAGCAACATTTCATTTTGTTATAAACTCCACGGGTACTGTATTTGATGAACAAATTATTGTGGTTGAATCCGCAAAGGGTTTCGAAAAAAATGCGGAATGGAACGCCACGAATGTTGTTGTAGGAAATAAGGTCTACGACGATTACTGGGTTACGGAGATAGAGTTACCGCTGAAAGAAATCGGCGGGGATAGTATTGAAAAATTTGACTTAAACTTTTGCAGGGAAGAAAAGGAGTTATTGGAGAACAGCGCGTGGTCCGCTACGGAAGGAGGGTTTTATCAGCCGGATAGGTTTGGTATCCTTGACTTAAAAGCCGGGATAGTAAAACGTGAACCTGTCACCGCAAAAAATGCTGCACCGTATACTATTACCCGGGAAAAAGAGGTTTTTAAGGAACTTATTTCTTCATCAACCGCGGGATACGTAGTTAATTCGTGGTATCACGATCTTGGAATAAGCAACCTGCCAAAGTATTTACAGGAAAAGTTGCAGGATAAAACTGAGCTTGAGAAGTATGTCACAGCTTTTATGGAGGAAGTGTATAACGCCGGGTTTCTTGCCCCGCGAAAAGGTATTACCCCGGGAGGCAGTGAATTTATAGCATTAAAAAAATGGCCGCGTATAATATTTTTGGAATCATCGCCATTGGTTAACGTAGCAGAAAAAAATGGTGCGGAAGTAGTATTCCCGAGTACTACCGGAAGAAAAAGGGTTTCAATCATTGATCCTCTATATGTAGACGCTATGGTAAACGAACTTAAAGCGTATGCAGTTAAGTATTCAAGTGACCCCGCAATCCTGGGTTTTCGCGGGATGGATGAACCACTGGTACGGATCCCGCAGAAAAGTATTGCTGTAAAAAGTAAGAATTGGAAAAAGTATGAGGAAGAAGTAAAAAGTGTTTATGGTTACGGAAAATACGGGATACCATATATAGACGATCCGGAGATAGTAACGAGTAAAGATGTTGCGTTTATGTGGCTGGCGTATAACCGCTGGGCAGCGGAAAAGTTTTTCCAGGCAAAAAAACGTGCATATGATGTTATGAAATCTATAGCACCGCAAAAAAAGTATCAGCCATGCGATTACTGGTTTATGGGCGGGTTCAGCCCGTTTAATTTTTATAAAATGTCAGACGCGGGTGATGAGTTTGCGTGTGATCCTTACACAACATCAGCGGATAAAAAGCATAACCGCACACCTGGCCGCGGGTTGTTTAACCACGGGTTTGGGACTAAGTTTTTGTCTGATATGGTTGGGGGTAAGCCCGTATGGGCTATTGTCCAGGCATTTTTTTATGATGGTTACCGCCCGACGGATGAAGATATGCGTGAATGGTGCAGCCAGGCGATTAAGATGGGTGCGATGGGGATTGAGTACTACGCAAATGATTGCCCGTCAATAACTGATCCTGAACGGTGGAAGATGATGCTGCATATTGCCAAGGTGTATACCAGCATGGGAAAAATTAAACTCCCGGAAAAAACCGGGACGGCAATACTGTACTCCGCAGATTCATATTTTACAACCGGGTACTCATTGTTAGCGGATGAAATTTATACTGTATATTCGTTACTTGGCGAAAAAAACGGGTGCTGGTTTAACTTTGTGTGTGATGAGCAAATTGAACAGGTAAAAGGCGTGTTGTCTAATTATAAAGTTTTATACGCGCCGTTTTGTGAGTATGAACGTGAAAGCGTGGTTAAAGAAATTGATAGCTGGGTGCTTAACGGAGGAACGTTAGTGGCGGGAGACCCCCGGGCGTTTAGCTGGAATATAAACGGCGAATCACTGGATTATTACCGCGAAAAAATATTGGGGATAAAACTTGAAGGAGAAGATAAAACGGACTCAATCATTTTTGAGGATGATACCGTGTTTTCAAGCGCAAAAAAAGGCGAGAAATATGCGGTGCTTGGGTTACAACGGGGAAGATATAAGGGATTGGTTAAGTTCGTAAATAAGGTTACAGTTACAGATACAACCGCCAAAATTGTTGCACGGTTGGATAACGGAAACCCGGGGATTATAGTACGCAACTATGGTAAGGGTAAGGTAATATATTTTGCGGCAAATCCGTTTTCCCCGCAGGTTTTGCTGGATGAACCTAAATGGGCGGCAATTGTTGGGGATATAGAAAAAATGGGTGGCGAACCCGCAAAGTTGCCAATTTGGAACTTTAGAATACCCAAACCCGTACATTAACTATAAATATATTTTTAACTACTAAAAGTGTAATATTATTTACATAAACATAAAAATAATTGTAATGTATCTTAAGGAACTTATTAACCTTTTGCATAGTCATATATAATAAGTGTTAATAAAGTATGCAGTATGGCAAAGTGGTTGCTAAGGTTTAAGTAAGGTATTTATATTTTAATAAAATGAGGTATTAAAATGAAAAACGTTTTGTTGGCAATAGCTCTAATACTAAGCTTTTTGGCAGTATCTTTTGCCGGTGGAGGAAAGATCGACGGTGCAGCACCGACTGCCGGAATTGATGGTAACCCTGATTTTCTTACAGGTTACAATAATCCCGTATTTTCGCCGGATAGCAAAAAATCCTTATTTGCCGGTAGTGATTATAACGGGGTGTATTATTACGACTTTGATTCAGGTACTATGAACCAGATAAGCGCAGGGAAGAGCAGCGGATATAAATATTACTGGTCAAAAGACGGGATGTTTGCGGGATTCAAACTGTTGATTGAAGCAAAACCTGACGAATTTCTTCAGGTGCCTGTCATCTATAATGTCAATACAGGTAAATCCAGGTCATTGTCTGCGCCGGTACATATCTGCGGGATACCATCATTTGCGGATAACGGCGATATTGCGTTTTCAGTAGATAACGAAATAACTGTGATGAACGACAAATTGCAAGTAATACATAAAATAGCAATCCCGGAATACGCGAATGTAACCCCAATCTCACCCGATGCAAAACGTGTAGCGTTTAATGACCGGGATGACCAAATATGGGTGGTGAATGTTGACGGATCCGGGTTAAGAAAAGTTACTGACGGTGAAACCGGATGTTTTATGCCCGTATGGTCACCTGATGGAACTAAGTTATTGATGAATACTATCAACGGAAAAATTAAGGTTGTTGTTCTTGATACGGGTAATGCGTATGAGATAGATACCGGCGATAATCCGCGGTGGTTGAATGACAGCGCGTCTATTGTTTATACCACAAAAAGTTTTAATACTTATGTCCTGACAAAAACTGCGATTATGATGGCGGCGTATAACGGTACAGGGAAACAGCAGGTTTCACCGGAGGAAGAAAAGTTCGCGGGTGACTGCACGGTATCGCCTGATGGGAAGAAGGTTTTGTATAAAGATTATTTTACCGGCAAGTTTTATACCGCACCGCTAGTTACTTACAATACTGTAATTCAGCAGGGTAGCGGTATTATTGGTGCGGGGAAGGTTAGTATCGGTACGCAAAAACAGGAACTTCTTTTAGATACTCAAAAAAAAACGGCGTTAATCGACGGAAACGTTAAGGATGAATTCCAGCCAATAATTAATAACTCAACAGTACTGACCGCGAATCTGGCATACCAGAAAATGACGGGGATACCGTATGTTCACCAGGTGTATGACTCCCCAAACTGGTTCGCAGGTAACTGGGCATGCGGGGCAACATCGTCGATAATGGTGATAGGGTATTACAAGATTGTTAATTATTGGGACTGTACATGTTCGAGCCCGTATTCGCATACATCGCATTATGGGCGGTATATATGCGAAAAATATACGTTTAACGGGGTTACCTACAGTTGGGCGTCTAAAGATCCGGATGGGGTTACCGCATACGGCGGGTATGGGTTTATCACAAAAAATAATTGGGCGGATACAAAAGGCGGGATCCGTGATTATTTAAAAAACCATAAGTTGTCAACGTCTGTGACTGACTGGAGCCCGACTTGGGCTGAATTGGTTAGTGAGATAAAAGCAAAACGGCCGTTTGTATTATTGAATATGTTAACCAGTTCAGGGCATTATATTACTACTATCGGATATTCGGATTCATCCCGTGCAGCTGTTTTTAATGATCCGTATGGCAACAAAAACAGCGGGTATATGAACTATTCCGGTGCCGGCGCGATTTATGATTGGCCAGGGTATAATAATGGGCATTCTAACCTTAACACAGTTTCTTGCGTTATTTATGGGAGAGGGTATACCGCAGCGACGGCTCCTGCCGCGCCATCAACTTTTTCAGTGGATTACAATGAGTCCGGTTATGGAACGGTGATGAAGTGGTCAGCAGTATCCGGTGCCACAGCGTATAAAGTTGGACGCCGCCCGTCCGGCGGGACGTGGACCTACTGGGATAATATTACTACCGCAAATGCAACGGATATTACATGGCCCGGGATGTATCATACCCACGGCGCGGGTAAGTTTGACTTCGCGGTACAGGCAAAAAACAGTGTTGGCGCGTCAGCATGGAAGTATATCAACGCCGTAGTGTCGCCGGATCAAAGCATTCCCGCCACACCGGCAGGATTAATAGCTACATCGGTTAGTCCCAGCCAGATAAAACTTACATGGACAGCGGTATCCGGTGCTAGCGGGTACACAATATATTGTTCTTCGACAAAAGCTGAGCTTGAGGATAAGTGTTACAAAAAAACGCCGACTGGTGATGGCGGTACATGGGCAGGGTTGGCATACGCTACTGACGGTGATCGCGGGAATACGAACTACGCTTCTATTTCTGACGCTGCAGCGGCTTCTATATGGGTAACACTTTCACCGGCACAGGAAATTCATAAGTATAGTTTTCGTTTCTATGATGCGGATAACAGAATATACGAGAACGTTTATGCGCGATGGTACGATACCGCCGGAGCGTATCACAACCCGCATGGATGGCGCGCGTACCGCACAGGCGGAGCGTATCGTCTAAGCGCTACAGCGGATGTTAAATGTACCAAACTAGGTGTTTCATTTGGTGCGAATGCCGGAAATACCAGTAATGGCGCAAATCATGTTACCGTTATGGAAGCGCATGGAGGGTACCTAACAAAAACAACAGGGACTACGTATACTGCCAGCAGCCTTAAATCCGGTACAGCTTATTACTTCCGTATTGATGCGTATAAGTCAGTATCTCCGGAAACATTGTCGTACTCCACAGTTATTGTTGCAACAAATACGCTTGGTTCGGCGGATACTACGGCACCGGCGGTCCCGGCACTTGTTTCCCCGGCGAATGCCGCGAGTTTAAACACAAGCGTGCCGGTATTTGATTGGTCCGATGTAACAGATGCATCGGGTGTGAAATACAAACTTCAGGCGGATAATGACAGTGATTTTTCATCTCCAGTAATAAACCAGGCAGCATTGACAGCATCGACATACTCGCCAACCGCGGGTTTGGCAAACGGTACGTATTACTGGCGTGTTTGCGCGGTAGACGGTGCGGGAAATACCAGTACGTGGAGCGCTGCACGCAGTGTAGCGTTGAATGTAACGGGAACGGATACTATACCGCCAATGAATCCAACGGGGATTCAAGCCTGGGCTAACGATACCAAAGCAACGGTGGTAGCGAATGATACCTGGCAGAAAGTTGATGCCGGGCCGTATTTTGAATGGACCGGCGCGAGTGATGCCGGGACGGGTGTTAGTGGTTATACTGTGTATTGGGGTACAAACTCGGTTGGTGATCCGGGTAATATCCAGACAATAGTGGAACAAGCACCGGTAAAATATTTTGCAGTACCCGCAACTGCGGAGAAACCGTATTACCTGCGTGTAAAAACGCGGGATAACGCTGGTAACTGGTCTGCAGCAGTAACATTATTTACATTGAAGTACGACAATATACCGCCGTTAGTGCCTAACCTGGTATATCCTGCTAACGCGACATTATTTACGGTAAACAAGGTAAGCTTTACCTGCAGCGCAGTAAACGATCCGTCCGGATGTACGTATATGCTGCAGGTAGACAACGCATACGGGTTTACATCGCCGGAAGTAAACGTGCCAAACCTTACCACAGCGGATATTGTCAACACAAAATATGAACCATCGTATACGTTTACTGAAGGGACATATTTTTGGCGTGTAGGTACCAAAGACGGGGTAGGGAATACAGGTAACTGGTCCACCCCGCGGTCGTTTTATATAGATACCGCGGGCCCGCAGCCGATAACAACGTTAACCGCTGCACTCGAAAGCGGGGGTGATATAAAACTCAGCTGGACCTCCGCACGTGATACCGTAGGACAGATAAGCTCGTATAAGATATACCGTTCGGAAGTATCAACCAGTATTGGTACACAGATCAACGCGGGTGAGGAAAACGGTGTAGCCGAGTACATAGATGCCGGGACAGGTTTAATAGAAAACGGGGTGTACTACTATGTAGTGATGCCCGTGGATAATCTTGGGAATGTAACCCAAACCGGGAATAATCAGGTAAGTATTACATGTAAGAAAGTCGGGGTGTCTCTCTCCGGAATAACCGCAGTACCTCCGGTGTTCTCTCCGAATAATGATGGGTTAAAGGATGCCGTGACGATATACTATACGCTAAGCCCTGCGGGTAAGGTTTCAATGAAAGTGTATGACCAGGACAATACAGTGGTACGTACAATAATTGATAAACAATCGCGGCCCCTGGGTAAAAATTCGGAAGTCTGGGCTGGGATAGACGATACAAACCAGTTTATCATAGACAGTAGTAAGTATTATGTGCGTATAAC
This region of Elusimicrobiota bacterium genomic DNA includes:
- a CDS encoding FlgD immunoglobulin-like domain containing protein is translated as MKNVLLAIALILSFLAVSFAGGGKIDGAAPTAGIDGNPDFLTGYNNPVFSPDSKKSLFAGSDYNGVYYYDFDSGTMNQISAGKSSGYKYYWSKDGMFAGFKLLIEAKPDEFLQVPVIYNVNTGKSRSLSAPVHICGIPSFADNGDIAFSVDNEITVMNDKLQVIHKIAIPEYANVTPISPDAKRVAFNDRDDQIWVVNVDGSGLRKVTDGETGCFMPVWSPDGTKLLMNTINGKIKVVVLDTGNAYEIDTGDNPRWLNDSASIVYTTKSFNTYVLTKTAIMMAAYNGTGKQQVSPEEEKFAGDCTVSPDGKKVLYKDYFTGKFYTAPLVTYNTVIQQGSGIIGAGKVSIGTQKQELLLDTQKKTALIDGNVKDEFQPIINNSTVLTANLAYQKMTGIPYVHQVYDSPNWFAGNWACGATSSIMVIGYYKIVNYWDCTCSSPYSHTSHYGRYICEKYTFNGVTYSWASKDPDGVTAYGGYGFITKNNWADTKGGIRDYLKNHKLSTSVTDWSPTWAELVSEIKAKRPFVLLNMLTSSGHYITTIGYSDSSRAAVFNDPYGNKNSGYMNYSGAGAIYDWPGYNNGHSNLNTVSCVIYGRGYTAATAPAAPSTFSVDYNESGYGTVMKWSAVSGATAYKVGRRPSGGTWTYWDNITTANATDITWPGMYHTHGAGKFDFAVQAKNSVGASAWKYINAVVSPDQSIPATPAGLIATSVSPSQIKLTWTAVSGASGYTIYCSSTKAELEDKCYKKTPTGDGGTWAGLAYATDGDRGNTNYASISDAAAASIWVTLSPAQEIHKYSFRFYDADNRIYENVYARWYDTAGAYHNPHGWRAYRTGGAYRLSATADVKCTKLGVSFGANAGNTSNGANHVTVMEAHGGYLTKTTGTTYTASSLKSGTAYYFRIDAYKSVSPETLSYSTVIVATNTLGSADTTAPAVPALVSPANAASLNTSVPVFDWSDVTDASGVKYKLQADNDSDFSSPVINQAALTASTYSPTAGLANGTYYWRVCAVDGAGNTSTWSAARSVALNVTGTDTIPPMNPTGIQAWANDTKATVVANDTWQKVDAGPYFEWTGASDAGTGVSGYTVYWGTNSVGDPGNIQTIVEQAPVKYFAVPATAEKPYYLRVKTRDNAGNWSAAVTLFTLKYDNIPPLVPNLVYPANATLFTVNKVSFTCSAVNDPSGCTYMLQVDNAYGFTSPEVNVPNLTTADIVNTKYEPSYTFTEGTYFWRVGTKDGVGNTGNWSTPRSFYIDTAGPQPITTLTAALESGGDIKLSWTSARDTVGQISSYKIYRSEVSTSIGTQINAGEENGVAEYIDAGTGLIENGVYYYVVMPVDNLGNVTQTGNNQVSITCKKVGVSLSGITAVPPVFSPNNDGLKDAVTIYYTLSPAGKVSMKVYDQDNTVVRTIIDKQSRPLGKNSEVWAGIDDTNQFIIDSSKYYVRITAVDAEGNESSPRDVDVEIDITPPEISSYTLTNSAISPNNDGAYDSTIIMYALSEPAKITMTVKNESGTTVKTITSNSRRNAGRTSETWDGRNDNNEVVSDGKYKAFLYAEDDCGNVCEEEEVEIVVDAASGWILGYVYNETTGYGNIAENRIGNAELTLNTGLTASSSADTEKKGLYGFYSLTEGEYEIAAYAKGYQSKNITVTVEAGKIKWNSIGLVYVGKTDNESPTVEHTPYSYIGLVGTKLRITAGIEDNVIIDTAKVVYKLLYTNGTESEEEERTMIGVDSMYYVDIPADEIVNTVALIKYQIFAYDGDENETVSPKSGQYHEVIHRSLIEKTVLPTGGRVVIADGNPEDGEVEVKLPSGLSSSNINVRMMQKEVTSVPAVKSSQLITTGISLPIAAYEIDTDVKTLTIPADITLLYFDVDDDGIVDGTDIDETRLQVYWHDSNDWRYVGGVVNTAKNTLTVKVSHFSLFGIFPSASLSSIDAEQFKPKEKIITPNSDGSNDFACFNGIHNYWQALSLADSTQEMSWVKIFDVQNRMVRTIESIDIWDGRNTNGEFVENGIYIYQFVINGKTVTGSIVIAK
- a CDS encoding beta-galactosidase trimerization domain-containing protein, whose amino-acid sequence is MLLTRNVKILWLFTVNNIYRVLAVSAAIVLLMCGVSSAEKIDAGANVSKISVISENVKPPVIDGDPEDYAWQTADPLGRFYNVDGVSLARKQTEVRVAVSKDKLYILFKCLDPRAKWLKNDVLARDARVWDNDCIEFYVSPQSEATFHFVINSTGTVFDEQIIVVESAKGFEKNAEWNATNVVVGNKVYDDYWVTEIELPLKEIGGDSIEKFDLNFCREEKELLENSAWSATEGGFYQPDRFGILDLKAGIVKREPVTAKNAAPYTITREKEVFKELISSSTAGYVVNSWYHDLGISNLPKYLQEKLQDKTELEKYVTAFMEEVYNAGFLAPRKGITPGGSEFIALKKWPRIIFLESSPLVNVAEKNGAEVVFPSTTGRKRVSIIDPLYVDAMVNELKAYAVKYSSDPAILGFRGMDEPLVRIPQKSIAVKSKNWKKYEEEVKSVYGYGKYGIPYIDDPEIVTSKDVAFMWLAYNRWAAEKFFQAKKRAYDVMKSIAPQKKYQPCDYWFMGGFSPFNFYKMSDAGDEFACDPYTTSADKKHNRTPGRGLFNHGFGTKFLSDMVGGKPVWAIVQAFFYDGYRPTDEDMREWCSQAIKMGAMGIEYYANDCPSITDPERWKMMLHIAKVYTSMGKIKLPEKTGTAILYSADSYFTTGYSLLADEIYTVYSLLGEKNGCWFNFVCDEQIEQVKGVLSNYKVLYAPFCEYERESVVKEIDSWVLNGGTLVAGDPRAFSWNINGESLDYYREKILGIKLEGEDKTDSIIFEDDTVFSSAKKGEKYAVLGLQRGRYKGLVKFVNKVTVTDTTAKIVARLDNGNPGIIVRNYGKGKVIYFAANPFSPQVLLDEPKWAAIVGDIEKMGGEPAKLPIWNFRIPKPVH